The genomic stretch GGCCTTCTTCCTGGGAATCGGCGCCCTGCTCGTCGGCATGACGGTCTGGCAGCGGCTCTCGCCCACGAATCTGAGGGAAGGCCTGCTCCCGATCGCGACGACCCGCGGCGATCGTCTCTTCATCGGGCTCCTGGCCAGCGCCTTCCTGCATCTCGCATGGCTGGGCCTCACGCCCTGGAGCCCCTTGTTCGCGTTGGGCCTGTCGGCGCTGCTTCTGGTATCCGTCATGCGGTTCGGATAGGGAGGAAGATGATGGGACGCATGCTCGGGCTCTTGTTCGCGCTGGTTTTCGTGAGCGCAGCTTCTGCGGATGAACGCGAGGCCGCCGCAGCGAAGTGGGTGGATGAGGAGTTCTCTCCCTCGACGCTGGATCGTGAGGCGCAGCTCGCCGAGCTGGCCTGGTTCCGGAAAGCGGCGGAGCCCTTCCGGGGCATGA from bacterium encodes the following:
- a CDS encoding DUF2160 domain-containing protein, giving the protein MSDFEWMAWTVPTAAFFLGIGALLVGMTVWQRLSPTNLREGLLPIATTRGDRLFIGLLASAFLHLAWLGLTPWSPLFALGLSALLLVSVMRFG